The Pseudomonas entomophila genome segment GGACCCCAGATGCCTTCACTGTCCAGCGCCTGGCGCGACCAGCCCACCCACCGCAAGGTCTGGGGCCTGGCCGTGCCGATGATCCTCTCCAACATCTCGTTGTCCCTGGTGGCCCTGGTCGACACCGCAGTGATCGGCCACTTGCCACACGCCCACCAGTTGGGCGCGGTGGCGGTCGGCGCCACCCTGTTCGCCTTCATCGTCGGGCCGATGGGCTTCCTGCGCATGGGCTCCACCGGCTTCGCCGCCCAGGCCGCCGGCCGCGGCGACGGTGCCGCGCTGCGCCAGGTACTGATGCAGGGGCTGTTGCTCGCGCTCGCCTTCGCCCTGGTGATCGGCCTGCTCGCCCTGCCCTTCAGCCAGTTGGCACTAAAGGGCATGCAACCCAGCGACGCCCTGCTTGCCTCCACCGAAACCTTCTTTCACACCCGCCTGCTCGGCCTGCCGGCAGCACTGGCCTGCTATGCCCTGGTCGGCTGGTTCCTGGGCACACAGAATGCCCGGGCGCCCCTGGCGATCATGCTGACCACCACCGTACTCAACATCGCCCTGAACCTGTGGTTCGTCCTTGGGCTGGACTGGGGCGTGGTCGGCTCGGCACGGGCCTCGGTGATCGCCGAGTGGAGCGCCGCCCTGCTTGGCCTGGCGCTCACCCGCCCGGCCTTGCGCGCTCATCCTGGGCGCATCGTCTGGGCCGCGTTGGGACGCTGGCAGGCCTGGCGCCCCTTACTGGCGGTGAACCGCGACATCTTTGTGCGCAGCCTGGCGCTGCAACTGGTGTTCCTATTGATCGCGGTGCAGGGCGCGCGCTTGGGCGAGGCCACCGTGGCTGCCAATGCGTTGTTGCTCAACGGCCTGTTGCTGACCGCCTACGCCCTCGATGGCCTGGCCCACGCGGTCGAAGCCCTGTGCGGCCACGCCATCGGCGCCCGCGACCGTAAGGCCTTGCAACGCACACTGGTGGTCGCAGGTGGCTGGTCGTTGATTGCCAGCCTGGGCTTCGCGGTGCTGTTCCTGCTGGGTGGGCACCTGTTCGTGGATCTACAGACCGATATCGCCAGCGTGCGCGAGGCGGCGTATCCGTACCTACCCTACCTGGCGGTGCTGCCGTTGATCGCGGTGTGGAGTTATCTGCTCGACGGGCTGTTCATCGGCGCGACACGGGCGCGGGAGATGCGCAATGGGATGTTGGTGTCGGTGTTGATTGCGCTGCCCGTGGCGTTTGCCCTGCGTGGGTTCGGCAACCAGGGGTTGTGGTTGGCGTTCCTGCTGTTCATGGCGTTGCGGGGGATGACGCTGGGGTGGGTGGGGTGGAGACTGCAGCAACGGGGGCTATGGGTTCGGTGAAGTTGGGGCCGCAAAGCGGCCCCCGGCGATTACGAAGACAGATAGGAAGACCGGGTCAAACCAAGACGCAACGCATCGAGGAACTGCGTCCGCTCCCGCGCGCTGATCCGTGCGCTGGCCACTTTGTCGCGGTAGTGGGTCATCAACTCCTCCGGCGACAGGTGCACATAGCGCAACATGTCCTCGATGGTGTCGTGGGTCTCGATACCGGCGTGGTACACGCTACCGTCGGCGTTCTGGTAGATGTTCACCGAGTCGGTGTCACCGAACAGGTTGTGCATGTCGCCCAGGATTTCCTGGTACGCGCCCACCAGGAACACGCCCAGCAGGTAGTCCTCGCCCACCTTGACCGCATGCACCGGCATGCTGGTCTCGATGCTCTGCTCGTCGACGTACTGGTTGATCTTGCCGTCGGAGTCGCAGGTCAGGTCCTGCAACACTGCACGGCGAAGCGGCTCTTCATCCAGGCGGTGCAACGGGATGATCGGCAGTACCTGGCCGATAGCCCAGGTGTCCGGCAGGCTCTGGAACACCGAGAAGTTGCAGATGTACTTGTCGGCCAGCTTGTCGTTCAGCTCGTCCAGCACCTGGCGGTGCGAGCGCTGGCGGGCCTTGAGCGAGTTGTGCAGGCGACGGCACACGGCGAAGTAGCATTGCTCGGCCAGGGCTTTTTCGGCGAGGCTGATCTTGCCGTCGGCATACTGCGCGGCTACATCGCCCATGTAGTGGGTAGCGCGCCAGTAGGTTTCGGTGACCATCTCGATGTCGGTTGGGCCCAGCAGGTCGGCCAGCCACTGCACGGTCTCGGGCAGGCTCTCCTTGTTCTCGATCACCGGCATTTCGTCGTTGTGGCTCTCGACGTCGGTCACCTGGATCACCAACATGGCGTGGTGCGCGGTCAGCGAGCGGCCGCTCTCGGAGAAGATGTGCGGGTGCGGCAGGCCCTGCGCGTCGCAGAACTCCTTGAGCATCCCGACCACCACGCCGGCATAGTCGTCCATGTCGTAGTTGATGGAGCTGGCGTTGCGCGAGTGGGTACCGTCGTAGTCGACGCCCAGGCCACCGCCGACGTCGATGTGATCGACCGGCAGGCCCAGGGCACGCAGCTCGCCGTAGTAGCGAATGGCTTCCTTGAAACCGTGCTGGTAGTCGGCCAGGTTGGCGATCTGCGAGCCCATGTGGAAGTGCAGCAGGCGGATGCCCTGGTCGAGCCCGGCGTCACGGAAGCGCTGCACCACTGAGATCAATTGGGCGGCGGACAGGCCGAACTTGGACTTCTCGCCCCCGGTGTCTGCCCACTTGCTCGAAGCCAGCGACGACAGGCGTACGCGCAGGCCGACCTGCGGCTTGACCTTCAGCTCCGCGGCTTCCTCGATCACCAGGGCGACCTCGGACTCCTTCTCGATCACGATGAACACGTTGTGGCCGAGCTTCTGGCCCATCAGCGCCAGGCGAATGAACTCGCGGTCCTTGTAGCCGTTACAGACGATGGTGCCGCCCTTCGGGGCCAGCGCCAGCACCGCCAGCAGCTCGGGCTTGGAGCCGGCTTCCAGGCCGATGGAGACATTCTGGGTAGCGATGATGTTCTCGACCACCGCCTCCTGCTGGTTGACCTTGATCGGGTACAGCGCGGTGTACTGGCTCTGATACTCCAGGCGCGCGATGTTGGCATCGAAGGCACCGGTCAGTTGGCGTACGCGGTCCTGCAGGATGTCCGGGAAACGGACCAGCAGCGGCAGCGACAAGCCGCTCTGACGCAGCTCCTGGACCTGCTCGAACAGGTCGATCGGGGCGCTGTCCGGGCCGTTCGGGCGCACTTCGACGCGCCCGGCTTCATTGATGGCGAAATAACCAGCGCCCCAATGGCGGATGCCATAAACACTGCGGCTGTCGGCCACGGTCCACTGGCTGCCATCGTCTTTGCGTGTGCGTCGTACGGACATTCAAGTCCCCTATAGATAAGTCCAAGACTCTACCCCGTCAGGTGGCGGGCGCAGTGTAGAAGCTGAAAATGACGAATCGTCCGTGCCCCCGGATAGACCCTGGCCACGGCATCGAGTTTAGAAAGCGCTGGGCGAAAAGTCGCGCGACGGCCTCAGCCGCCGGACTTCTTCGCCTTGAAGCCCTGTTTGATCAGTTCGCCGAGCAACAGTTCGACGTGGTCGCCCTGAATCTCGATGACCCCATCCTTGAGCGCGCCGCCGGTGCCGCAGCGACGCTTGAGCGTGCTGGCGAGCTCCTTGAGCTGGTCGAGGGGCAAGGGCACGCCGGTGATGGTGGTCACGGTCTTGCCGCCACGCCCCTTGCTTTCACGGCGCACACGGGCGATGCCATCCCCTTCGGGGATGAGCAATTGGCTGCAGATGCAGGCGTCCACCGGTTTGCCACAGTCGGGGCAGTGCCGACCGGCATCGGTGGAATATACGAGACCGCCTAGGGCGGCGAAGGAAGAAGCTTTCTTGGCCACTTTTGTTCCTCTGTGCCGAGGACAAAAAACTGGTCGACGGGAGCCGACCGCGAAGCCCCACTCTGGCAGGGGCGGCGCTACTGTCGCAAGGTCTTGCGACAGCCCGAAAAGGGCGCGCAGTGTAACGATAAATCCGGCGGTTGCTAAGTACAGGATTGCGCCATTTTACGAATGTTTTGCGACTTCGCTGGCCTGTTCGCCGGCAAGCCGTCTCCTACACCGTCCCGTAGCAGCCGGCTTGCCGGCGAACAGGCCCAATGCCGTCATCCCTGGCTCGCCTTGTACCGTTGCAAGGCCACCCGCGAATCCGGACAGTACGGCTTCTTTACACACTCGTCCTCGACCGCCTGCAAGCTGATGAACCGCGCCTCGCTCACCTCTTCGGGCTGCAGCCGCAACGGCCCGTCCCAGACTGCCGAATACACCGCACACCACAAGCGATTGCCCGGTTGCTCGAAGTAGAACGTCTCGTGAAAACGCAATTCGACGCCGCTCACGCCCAGTTCCTCGGCCAGCTCCCGGGCCGCCGACTGGTCATAGCTTTCCTGGCAGGCGACCATGCCGCCCGCCGCCACATCCCAGTACCCTGGGTACAGCGCCTTGCTCAGGGTGCGACGATGCACGCACAACTCACCGCGGCTGTTGAACAGCAGGATGAAAGTGCAGCGCCCGATCAGGCCGCGCTCGCGCAGTTCGGCCCGGGGCAGGGCGCCGAGCAGTTGGTCATGCTCGTCGACCCAGGCCACCAATTCGGCGTCGGAGGCCGCGCGGTGCGCGACCTCGGCAGGGTTGATAGGCATCTCAGCCCTGGGACAGCAGTTGGCGCAGGTCGATGACCGCGGCGTTGGCCCGGGAAATGTAGTTGGCCATCACCAACGAGTGGTTGGCCCACATGCCGAAGCCGCTGCCATTGAGCACCATCGGGCTCCACAGCGCTTCCTGCGAGGCTTCCAGCTCGCGGATGATCTGCCGCACGCTGACCGTGGCGTTCTTCTTCGCCAGCACGTCGGCGAAGTCCACCTCGATGGCGCGCAACAGGTGCGACAGCGCCCAGGCCTGGCCACGGGCCTCGTAGAACACGTTGTCGATCTGCAGCCACGGCGTCTCGACCACTTCCTCGTCGACCTGCGGTGCCTGGCCAGGTGCCACGGACTCGGTCTTCAGGGTGTTGTTGAGCTTGACCCGGCCAACGCTGGCCGAAAGGCGTTGCGACAGCGAGCCCAGGCGGGTGGCCACGTCACCCAGCCAGTTGTTCAGGTTGTCGGCACGGGTGTAGAAGATCGCGCCCTGGTCGCCCTTGGCCAGGCGAGTCTGGTAACGGCTCAGCGACTTGATACCCTCTTCGAACTCCGACTCGCTCGACGGCAGGATCCAGCTCTTGTTGTCGAAGTTGAAGCGCGGCTCGGCCTTGGCCAGGTCGGCATCTTCGGTCGACTGCGACTGGGAACGGGCGAAGTCCTTGCGCAGCGCGCGGGACAGGTCGCGGACCTGGACCAGCACGCCGTACTCCCAGCTCGGCATGTTGTCCATCCACAGCCCCGGCGGGAAGCGGTCGTTGGAGATGTAGCCGCCCGGCTTGTCGAGCAGGGTGCCGGCGACGGTCTTGAG includes the following:
- a CDS encoding translation initiation factor Sui1, whose amino-acid sequence is MAKKASSFAALGGLVYSTDAGRHCPDCGKPVDACICSQLLIPEGDGIARVRRESKGRGGKTVTTITGVPLPLDQLKELASTLKRRCGTGGALKDGVIEIQGDHVELLLGELIKQGFKAKKSGG
- a CDS encoding NUDIX hydrolase, producing MPINPAEVAHRAASDAELVAWVDEHDQLLGALPRAELRERGLIGRCTFILLFNSRGELCVHRRTLSKALYPGYWDVAAGGMVACQESYDQSAARELAEELGVSGVELRFHETFYFEQPGNRLWCAVYSAVWDGPLRLQPEEVSEARFISLQAVEDECVKKPYCPDSRVALQRYKASQG
- the speA gene encoding arginine decarboxylase, yielding MSVRRTRKDDGSQWTVADSRSVYGIRHWGAGYFAINEAGRVEVRPNGPDSAPIDLFEQVQELRQSGLSLPLLVRFPDILQDRVRQLTGAFDANIARLEYQSQYTALYPIKVNQQEAVVENIIATQNVSIGLEAGSKPELLAVLALAPKGGTIVCNGYKDREFIRLALMGQKLGHNVFIVIEKESEVALVIEEAAELKVKPQVGLRVRLSSLASSKWADTGGEKSKFGLSAAQLISVVQRFRDAGLDQGIRLLHFHMGSQIANLADYQHGFKEAIRYYGELRALGLPVDHIDVGGGLGVDYDGTHSRNASSINYDMDDYAGVVVGMLKEFCDAQGLPHPHIFSESGRSLTAHHAMLVIQVTDVESHNDEMPVIENKESLPETVQWLADLLGPTDIEMVTETYWRATHYMGDVAAQYADGKISLAEKALAEQCYFAVCRRLHNSLKARQRSHRQVLDELNDKLADKYICNFSVFQSLPDTWAIGQVLPIIPLHRLDEEPLRRAVLQDLTCDSDGKINQYVDEQSIETSMPVHAVKVGEDYLLGVFLVGAYQEILGDMHNLFGDTDSVNIYQNADGSVYHAGIETHDTIEDMLRYVHLSPEELMTHYRDKVASARISARERTQFLDALRLGLTRSSYLSS
- a CDS encoding MATE family efflux transporter, with amino-acid sequence MPSLSSAWRDQPTHRKVWGLAVPMILSNISLSLVALVDTAVIGHLPHAHQLGAVAVGATLFAFIVGPMGFLRMGSTGFAAQAAGRGDGAALRQVLMQGLLLALAFALVIGLLALPFSQLALKGMQPSDALLASTETFFHTRLLGLPAALACYALVGWFLGTQNARAPLAIMLTTTVLNIALNLWFVLGLDWGVVGSARASVIAEWSAALLGLALTRPALRAHPGRIVWAALGRWQAWRPLLAVNRDIFVRSLALQLVFLLIAVQGARLGEATVAANALLLNGLLLTAYALDGLAHAVEALCGHAIGARDRKALQRTLVVAGGWSLIASLGFAVLFLLGGHLFVDLQTDIASVREAAYPYLPYLAVLPLIAVWSYLLDGLFIGATRAREMRNGMLVSVLIALPVAFALRGFGNQGLWLAFLLFMALRGMTLGWVGWRLQQRGLWVR
- a CDS encoding DUF2333 family protein, coding for MLDWKNREAKAEPRERVDTRRAATRSYLGGLWSRALGTLIGLYLLVCVGLGWYWSQEPALFPVQQNAQAAAERNGQQMVVGYTTVETLKTVAGTLLDKPGGYISNDRFPPGLWMDNMPSWEYGVLVQVRDLSRALRKDFARSQSQSTEDADLAKAEPRFNFDNKSWILPSSESEFEEGIKSLSRYQTRLAKGDQGAIFYTRADNLNNWLGDVATRLGSLSQRLSASVGRVKLNNTLKTESVAPGQAPQVDEEVVETPWLQIDNVFYEARGQAWALSHLLRAIEVDFADVLAKKNATVSVRQIIRELEASQEALWSPMVLNGSGFGMWANHSLVMANYISRANAAVIDLRQLLSQG